A DNA window from Molothrus ater isolate BHLD 08-10-18 breed brown headed cowbird chromosome 2, BPBGC_Mater_1.1, whole genome shotgun sequence contains the following coding sequences:
- the SPART gene encoding spartin isoform X1 has translation MEQLPDPVVQEDANIKAINEEYRKAFIYINKGLNTDELGQKEEARSYYEQGLNHLLRGVSIPSEGPECAGSQWESARQMQQKMRETLQNVRARLGSLEQNTPPVQASPAMMDTPAGVPKLYPSIPSKEKPERPPPPNSLFVRSQLPAADGSVAAVSQGQIPAMSPSSAKPLCLPNEAPPAYTPQATNGHFTVSYGTDSGEFSSVSEDYYNNKCTQPPPLENLGVDADELILIPQGVQIFFVTPDGQVSAPSYPGYLRIVKFLDTDSEAARNRPPAFLQVCDWLYPLMCTQSPVLCCNTGVYMFPDTMSQIPGSYVGVVLSSELPATDRELFEDLLKQMSDLRIQVPGSHERVGLPSELPATMRAHFEDKFKQRSGHKVQPSEASSDAIHLPQTVHIQPQPEEAEDQKELPEWSEKVAHGILSGASWVSWGLMKGAEYTGKAIHKGASKLREHIQPEEKPVEVNPTVAKGLHVAKQATGGAVKVSQFLVEGVCSIASCVGKELAPHVKKHGSKLIPESLKKDKDGKSTFDGALVVAASGVQGFSTVWQGLESAAKCIAKSVSTETVKTVKHKYGEDAGDATDNAMNSAINLGVTAFNIENIGIKSVVKRTAKETGHAVLDEYKVLDNEKKGKK, from the exons ATGGAACAACTGCCGGATCCAGTTGTGCAAGAAGATGCAAATATTAAAGCCATTAACGAAGAGTACAGGAAAGCCTTTATTTATATCAATAAAGGACTGAATACAGATGAACTGGGTCAGAAGGAAGAGGCAAGAAGTTACTATGAGCAAGGGCTTAACCACTTGCTCCGAGGAGTTAGCATTCCATCAGAGGGTCCTGAGTGTGCAGGGTCCCAGTGGGAGTCTGCCAGGCAAATGCAACAGAAGATGAGAGAGACCCTGCAAAATGTTCGTGCTCGACTCGGCAGTCTAGAGCAAAACACCCCACCAGTACAAGCATCTCCTGCTATGATGGATACCCCTGCTGGGGTGCCCAAATTATACCCCTCCATTCCTTCCAAAGAAAAGCCAGAAAGACCCCCTCCCCCTAATTCTCTGTTTGTTCGAAGTCAGTTGCCTGCAGCAGATGGAAGTGTTGCAGCTGTGAGTCAGGGGCAAATTCCAGCTATGAGTCCATCATCTGCAAAACCTCTTTGTCTGCCAAATGAAGCACCTCCTGCCTATACTCCTCAAGCTACCAATGGCCACTTTACTGTGTCCTATGGCACAGACTCTGGGGAGTTTTCTTCTGTCAGTGAGGACTACTACAACAACAAGTGTACTCAGCCACCTCCCCTGGAAAACCTGGGAGTGGATGCAGATGAGCTGATCTTGATTCCCCAAGGAGTACAGATATTTTTTGTGACTCCTGATGGGCAGGTTAGTGCTCCTTCATATCCTGGATATCTGCGCATCGTCAAGTTCTTGGATACAGATAGTGAAGCTGCTCGGAATCGTCCACCGGCGTTTCTTCAG GTTTGTGACTGGTTGTATCCTCTGATGTGTACCCAGTCTCCTGTTCTGTGCTGCAATACTGGGGTCTACATGTTCCCCGACACGATGTCCCAGATACCAGGGTCCTACGTGGGAGTAGTGCTGTCTTCAGAGCTTCCAGCAACTGACAGAGAGCTATTTGAGGATCTGTTAAAACAGATGTCTGACCTACGAATCCAG GTGCCAGGATCCCATGAGAGAGTAGGGTTACCTTCAGAGCTCCCAGCAACTATGAGAGCACATTTTGAAGATAAATTTAAACAGAGGTCTGGCCACAAAGTCCAG CCTTCTGAAGCCTCTAGTGATGCAATTCACTTGCCTCAGACTGTACATATCCAGCCACAACCTGAAGAAGCAGAAGATCAGAAAGAGTTACCAGAATGGAGTGAGAAAGTTGCCCATGGAATCTTGTCAG GTGCATCTTGGGTAAGCTGGGGCCTAATGAAAGGAGCAGAATACACAGGTAAAGCTATTCACAAAGGAGCTTCTAAACTGCGAGAGCACATTCAACCAGAAGAAAAGCCTGTGGAAGTCAACCCAACTGTAGCAAAGGGACTTCATGTAGCAAAACAGGCTActggaggagctgtgaaagTCAGCCAATTCTTAG TTGAAGGGGTCTGTTCGATAGCAAGCTGTGTCGGAAAGGAGCTGGCTCCACACGTGAAGAAGCATGGCAGCAAATTAATTCCAGAATCCCTAAAGAAAGATAAAGATGGCAAATCTACTTTTGATGGTGCTCTGGTTGTAGCAGCAAGTGGAGTTCAAG GGTTTTCAACAGTGTGGCAAGGTTTAGAAAGTGCAGCGAAGTGCATTGCTAAAAGTGTTTCAACTGAGACTGTAAAAACAGTTAAACACAA GTATGGAGAGGATGCTGGTGATGCTACAGACAACGCTATGAATTCTGCAATCAATCTTGGTGTTACAGCATTTAACATTGAAAATATTGGTATCAAATCTGTTGTAAAGAGAACTGCAAAGGAAACTGGCCATGCTGTGCTAGATGAATATAAAGTATTGGATAATGAAAAGAAGggtaaaaaatga
- the SPART gene encoding spartin isoform X3: MEQLPDPVVQEDANIKAINEEYRKAFIYINKGLNTDELGQKEEARSYYEQGLNHLLRGVSIPSEGPECAGSQWESARQMQQKMRETLQNVRARLGSLEQNTPPVQASPAMMDTPAGVPKLYPSIPSKEKPERPPPPNSLFVRSQLPAADGSVAAVSQGQIPAMSPSSAKPLCLPNEAPPAYTPQATNGHFTVSYGTDSGEFSSVSEDYYNNKCTQPPPLENLGVDADELILIPQGVQIFFVTPDGQVSAPSYPGYLRIVKFLDTDSEAARNRPPAFLQVCDWLYPLMCTQSPVLCCNTGVYMFPDTMSQIPGSYVGVVLSSELPATDRELFEDLLKQMSDLRIQVPGSHERVGLPSELPATMRAHFEDKFKQRSGHKVQPSEASSDAIHLPQTVHIQPQPEEAEDQKELPEWSEKVAHGILSGASWVSWGLMKGAEYTGKAIHKGASKLREHIQPEEKPVEVNPTVAKGLHVAKQATGGAVKVSQFLVEGVCSIASCVGKELAPHVKKHGSKLIPESLKKDKDGKSTFDGALVVAASGVQGFSTVWQGLESAAKCIAKSVSTETVKTVKHKYKYRKYGDQQTTDTKSEKQ; this comes from the exons ATGGAACAACTGCCGGATCCAGTTGTGCAAGAAGATGCAAATATTAAAGCCATTAACGAAGAGTACAGGAAAGCCTTTATTTATATCAATAAAGGACTGAATACAGATGAACTGGGTCAGAAGGAAGAGGCAAGAAGTTACTATGAGCAAGGGCTTAACCACTTGCTCCGAGGAGTTAGCATTCCATCAGAGGGTCCTGAGTGTGCAGGGTCCCAGTGGGAGTCTGCCAGGCAAATGCAACAGAAGATGAGAGAGACCCTGCAAAATGTTCGTGCTCGACTCGGCAGTCTAGAGCAAAACACCCCACCAGTACAAGCATCTCCTGCTATGATGGATACCCCTGCTGGGGTGCCCAAATTATACCCCTCCATTCCTTCCAAAGAAAAGCCAGAAAGACCCCCTCCCCCTAATTCTCTGTTTGTTCGAAGTCAGTTGCCTGCAGCAGATGGAAGTGTTGCAGCTGTGAGTCAGGGGCAAATTCCAGCTATGAGTCCATCATCTGCAAAACCTCTTTGTCTGCCAAATGAAGCACCTCCTGCCTATACTCCTCAAGCTACCAATGGCCACTTTACTGTGTCCTATGGCACAGACTCTGGGGAGTTTTCTTCTGTCAGTGAGGACTACTACAACAACAAGTGTACTCAGCCACCTCCCCTGGAAAACCTGGGAGTGGATGCAGATGAGCTGATCTTGATTCCCCAAGGAGTACAGATATTTTTTGTGACTCCTGATGGGCAGGTTAGTGCTCCTTCATATCCTGGATATCTGCGCATCGTCAAGTTCTTGGATACAGATAGTGAAGCTGCTCGGAATCGTCCACCGGCGTTTCTTCAG GTTTGTGACTGGTTGTATCCTCTGATGTGTACCCAGTCTCCTGTTCTGTGCTGCAATACTGGGGTCTACATGTTCCCCGACACGATGTCCCAGATACCAGGGTCCTACGTGGGAGTAGTGCTGTCTTCAGAGCTTCCAGCAACTGACAGAGAGCTATTTGAGGATCTGTTAAAACAGATGTCTGACCTACGAATCCAG GTGCCAGGATCCCATGAGAGAGTAGGGTTACCTTCAGAGCTCCCAGCAACTATGAGAGCACATTTTGAAGATAAATTTAAACAGAGGTCTGGCCACAAAGTCCAG CCTTCTGAAGCCTCTAGTGATGCAATTCACTTGCCTCAGACTGTACATATCCAGCCACAACCTGAAGAAGCAGAAGATCAGAAAGAGTTACCAGAATGGAGTGAGAAAGTTGCCCATGGAATCTTGTCAG GTGCATCTTGGGTAAGCTGGGGCCTAATGAAAGGAGCAGAATACACAGGTAAAGCTATTCACAAAGGAGCTTCTAAACTGCGAGAGCACATTCAACCAGAAGAAAAGCCTGTGGAAGTCAACCCAACTGTAGCAAAGGGACTTCATGTAGCAAAACAGGCTActggaggagctgtgaaagTCAGCCAATTCTTAG TTGAAGGGGTCTGTTCGATAGCAAGCTGTGTCGGAAAGGAGCTGGCTCCACACGTGAAGAAGCATGGCAGCAAATTAATTCCAGAATCCCTAAAGAAAGATAAAGATGGCAAATCTACTTTTGATGGTGCTCTGGTTGTAGCAGCAAGTGGAGTTCAAG GGTTTTCAACAGTGTGGCAAGGTTTAGAAAGTGCAGCGAAGTGCATTGCTAAAAGTGTTTCAACTGAGACTGTAAAAACAGTTAAACACAA atACAAATATAGGAAGTATGGAGATCAGCAGACAACAGACACTAAGAGTGAAAAACAATAA
- the SPART gene encoding spartin isoform X2, with product MEQLPDPVVQEDANIKAINEEYRKAFIYINKGLNTDELGQKEEARSYYEQGLNHLLRGVSIPSEGPECAGSQWESARQMQQKMRETLQNVRARLGSLEQNTPPVQASPAMMDTPAGVPKLYPSIPSKEKPERPPPPNSLFVRSQLPAADGSVAAVSQGQIPAMSPSSAKPLCLPNEAPPAYTPQATNGHFTVSYGTDSGEFSSVSEDYYNNKCTQPPPLENLGVDADELILIPQGVQIFFVTPDGQVSAPSYPGYLRIVKFLDTDSEAARNRPPAFLQVCDWLYPLMCTQSPVLCCNTGVYMFPDTMSQIPGSYVGVVLSSELPATDRELFEDLLKQMSDLRIQPSEASSDAIHLPQTVHIQPQPEEAEDQKELPEWSEKVAHGILSGASWVSWGLMKGAEYTGKAIHKGASKLREHIQPEEKPVEVNPTVAKGLHVAKQATGGAVKVSQFLVEGVCSIASCVGKELAPHVKKHGSKLIPESLKKDKDGKSTFDGALVVAASGVQGFSTVWQGLESAAKCIAKSVSTETVKTVKHKYGEDAGDATDNAMNSAINLGVTAFNIENIGIKSVVKRTAKETGHAVLDEYKVLDNEKKGKK from the exons ATGGAACAACTGCCGGATCCAGTTGTGCAAGAAGATGCAAATATTAAAGCCATTAACGAAGAGTACAGGAAAGCCTTTATTTATATCAATAAAGGACTGAATACAGATGAACTGGGTCAGAAGGAAGAGGCAAGAAGTTACTATGAGCAAGGGCTTAACCACTTGCTCCGAGGAGTTAGCATTCCATCAGAGGGTCCTGAGTGTGCAGGGTCCCAGTGGGAGTCTGCCAGGCAAATGCAACAGAAGATGAGAGAGACCCTGCAAAATGTTCGTGCTCGACTCGGCAGTCTAGAGCAAAACACCCCACCAGTACAAGCATCTCCTGCTATGATGGATACCCCTGCTGGGGTGCCCAAATTATACCCCTCCATTCCTTCCAAAGAAAAGCCAGAAAGACCCCCTCCCCCTAATTCTCTGTTTGTTCGAAGTCAGTTGCCTGCAGCAGATGGAAGTGTTGCAGCTGTGAGTCAGGGGCAAATTCCAGCTATGAGTCCATCATCTGCAAAACCTCTTTGTCTGCCAAATGAAGCACCTCCTGCCTATACTCCTCAAGCTACCAATGGCCACTTTACTGTGTCCTATGGCACAGACTCTGGGGAGTTTTCTTCTGTCAGTGAGGACTACTACAACAACAAGTGTACTCAGCCACCTCCCCTGGAAAACCTGGGAGTGGATGCAGATGAGCTGATCTTGATTCCCCAAGGAGTACAGATATTTTTTGTGACTCCTGATGGGCAGGTTAGTGCTCCTTCATATCCTGGATATCTGCGCATCGTCAAGTTCTTGGATACAGATAGTGAAGCTGCTCGGAATCGTCCACCGGCGTTTCTTCAG GTTTGTGACTGGTTGTATCCTCTGATGTGTACCCAGTCTCCTGTTCTGTGCTGCAATACTGGGGTCTACATGTTCCCCGACACGATGTCCCAGATACCAGGGTCCTACGTGGGAGTAGTGCTGTCTTCAGAGCTTCCAGCAACTGACAGAGAGCTATTTGAGGATCTGTTAAAACAGATGTCTGACCTACGAATCCAG CCTTCTGAAGCCTCTAGTGATGCAATTCACTTGCCTCAGACTGTACATATCCAGCCACAACCTGAAGAAGCAGAAGATCAGAAAGAGTTACCAGAATGGAGTGAGAAAGTTGCCCATGGAATCTTGTCAG GTGCATCTTGGGTAAGCTGGGGCCTAATGAAAGGAGCAGAATACACAGGTAAAGCTATTCACAAAGGAGCTTCTAAACTGCGAGAGCACATTCAACCAGAAGAAAAGCCTGTGGAAGTCAACCCAACTGTAGCAAAGGGACTTCATGTAGCAAAACAGGCTActggaggagctgtgaaagTCAGCCAATTCTTAG TTGAAGGGGTCTGTTCGATAGCAAGCTGTGTCGGAAAGGAGCTGGCTCCACACGTGAAGAAGCATGGCAGCAAATTAATTCCAGAATCCCTAAAGAAAGATAAAGATGGCAAATCTACTTTTGATGGTGCTCTGGTTGTAGCAGCAAGTGGAGTTCAAG GGTTTTCAACAGTGTGGCAAGGTTTAGAAAGTGCAGCGAAGTGCATTGCTAAAAGTGTTTCAACTGAGACTGTAAAAACAGTTAAACACAA GTATGGAGAGGATGCTGGTGATGCTACAGACAACGCTATGAATTCTGCAATCAATCTTGGTGTTACAGCATTTAACATTGAAAATATTGGTATCAAATCTGTTGTAAAGAGAACTGCAAAGGAAACTGGCCATGCTGTGCTAGATGAATATAAAGTATTGGATAATGAAAAGAAGggtaaaaaatga